The genomic interval TGCTACGCCTTCTGCTGGAACTTCTGCTTCTGTCTGCACTTCGGTTTCTGGGTGCATCGCGGCTGTAGAAGTAGTTGGACTTCCTCCTTTCGTATACATCATCTAGATCCTGCAGCTTCTGCCGGCAATTCGCCTGCGTGCGCTCTATTTCCCTATCATTATGCCGAATCGCAGTATTTATAGTGCGACCTAGAAAGCGTTTGTTTGGTTTGCCCAGAGGATTAACTTTGCGTTCGGTTTGTTTTAGGTTGCTGGCACTAGAATTCGGGCCTTCGATCTCGCGCATCAGCTCGGCAATCGCCTTGCTAAAGAAGGagtatacaaatttattaaaaatgtatctgTTTTTAATATAGATATTTACGTTGTTAGGTCTGCGTCCATATCcatttttggcatttgtttatgGCATTTCATTAAATACCAATTCCTAAGAATCCAAAAATACCGTGGACGATAAGTGCTACTTTttagtatattttttaaatactaagTATTAAGAAAAATATCGTATCAATCGGCGAGTATTGCACATTGAACGTAGCACACTCGTagaaaataagcaaacatttGTAAACTgtatataattgtaaatactaaataactaaatatcgATAGAATTAATTGAATAGATTTAAGAATGAACGATAGTATCATCGATATATCGAATGTAGATAAGTGATCGAGGAGCAAGAAGAAGGGACTTTGGATCGAGAAGTTGAAGGAGAAACATCgttaataaagaatatataaaattgttacacatttttttaaataataaaattatttaggCCAGACATTaagtaattataattattaatatatatataattgattGATGTGATATGTGATACAACAACTCTTGTTGTTTAAACAAGCCTTAAcgtaatttatttgtttaacttttCCACAATTTTTTAATGGTTTAATAAGAATTCAGCAACTAAACAGTTTAAAGATATTGGCGCTTACGTAAATTAGCGATATTCTTTTCGATAAATGTTCTCAGAGTAATCGCATCTACGAAATACCAACGATTGTCACAATAATCGGTATTAGTTAAAAAAATGGCCGgacacaaaaaattgaaatttcaaatTGGTTTAAGTAACGTTTATTAAAAAGGATCACATAATAGACTACGACTAATATCACAAGAGAATCACAATCTTTATGTTGAAGATTTTTGGAAAACTATTTCCTGCCGGCTATCACCTTCTGCATCCAAGATACGTATTTACTGACGCGCGTATATATTCCGGGCAAACCTGGACGAGCACAGCCGATCCCAGTGGACACCACGCCAACGAGGTAATGCTCCTTGGACATCAGCGGACCGCCAGAATCCGCCTGTGAAGGTAAGTAAACCCGGAGCATAACATTGGTGCCGTATCAGCCAAGTGAATACTCACCCAACACGAGTCGATTTGACCGTTTTCATAACCGGCGCACAATTGCGTCTCTCCGATGGTATTGCTCTTTCCCAAGGATCTGTAGGACCTCTCGCATGCCTCGTTGTTCCATATCTTAACGGTGGCCTTGCGCAGAACATCAGAGCGATCGTTTTCCGCCTGGTTCTCGTGCGTCCAGCCCCAACCAGAAACAGTTCCGTACTCCTGCTCCAGACTTCGGTGCCCCTCTTCGGATCCTACGCAACTGGGCTGGATGTGTGATGAGAATCGTATTGGTTGTACCAGCTCCAGAAGGGCTTTACAAAAAAAGGATTTGAACTTTTAATAGTTTGAGGACtactaaaaatatgtaattatttattttcacaacaattttatgaaaaatgcTTGGATGGTCTAAAATTATACTCAGATTCTACTCTGATTTATTATTGTGCATTTCCAATGTTTTATATGTGTTAATATCCAGCTCGTATAAAGGTTAACCTTTAGGTTTATAATAACCAATTGCAGTTTCATTTTACTTCTTTGCTAAAACACATTATTTTATAActatattgaaaaaaaaacctttcTAACTTCACCTTCACCTATTTTAATGGCATTATATTTgatataaaattttaattgaaaaatgtccatttttaaatgtgtttattattcAGTTCTGTAAAGACCATATAGAAAAGTATTGAACTTGcatttttctaaatataaagTTATAAAGGAGGGTAATATAAaagcacatatgtacatacctATATCGTGTTTCACATCGTTGCAGTCGTATTGCGGATGGGGCACAATGTTCTTGAAGTCCACCCTCAATGCATCCGGACCGTTGCCAATCCCGTTGAGGTACTCCCTGATGCTGTGCAGACCCAGAACTCCTTGGATTTGAGCTGGCTTCATGAAC from Drosophila yakuba strain Tai18E2 chromosome 3L, Prin_Dyak_Tai18E2_2.1, whole genome shotgun sequence carries:
- the LOC6535033 gene encoding transmembrane protease serine 9 — translated: MLKIVFVVAILSLVKCGQSQIAFTNQPCSVRNPKIVGGSEAERNEMPFMVSLMRRGGHFCGGTIISERWIITAGHCICNGLQQFMKPAQIQGVLGLHSIREYLNGIGNGPDALRVDFKNIVPHPQYDCNDVKHDIALLELVQPIRFSSHIQPSCVGSEEGHRSLEQEYGTVSGWGWTHENQAENDRSDVLRKATVKIWNNEACERSYRSLGKSNTIGETQLCAGYENGQIDSCWADSGGPLMSKEHYLVGVVSTGIGCARPGLPGIYTRVSKYVSWMQKVIAGRK